A region of uncultured Carboxylicivirga sp. DNA encodes the following proteins:
- a CDS encoding discoidin domain-containing protein has translation MNKNLILTILLFIPSLLVAQSYLVNGGFENGIDENWTHSAVGADASFAVNSVVVKGVDNTSLGPREGSKELKIDLTAASADKYAVSSSTTVTVGNDSIYLLKFWARESEFFEYDSNQSRGGKTYTNNPDFARMIVKITTESGQKYEVLYALRYGPTTFHLPFKSFDKQFTISFHPQTAGRQYFIDGIELLDQSRNGGLDVLNTYRWNNQRSTVDGTWLAGDNDVSFELPDGRTMWFFNDSFDGAANDTTKNILDPIGGFIRNACVIQDKQGNLVSLGGKDSNGKGQSAFFEIIPGNEIYNAGGGQVNCYWVGDAILEGDKVKVYLIEVFGEARSAIAEFSYPNLELLDIKEQADIGYGYETFIADDGIIYLYRKKDGVGGLGVNVARTTVGNLIGDETWEYWNGSSWITDPTQSVTVLKDIMPDGVVKLQDNNYAMVSGMSAIDASIEFSFAPAPQGPWTSPQTVYTRPDDYLYWAYMPNIHEQLENGNYSVSYSSNAFMPLFFSTWSFAEKYWYRQRYIQVDLLGLSPHTVTEPNIALNKTVTVSSTEGDVNVGSKAVDGNVVTFWASQNNDVEWLYVDLEQTYDISKIKIHWGNALANNFMIEVSDDASTWKTIKNQSNNIDQETSFFNLRAIGRYIRVKCINPLTVEGCEINELIVNGKLHTSNLVPLIEITSPANGSSFTDAESITFEVDTYDPDGFITRVDYFNGDALLGTANTSPFTLALDNLAEGNYNITAITYDNSGATTTSKAIELNVISLEEMNLALNKPATVSSTEAGTNYGNKAVDGDYGTRWSSEYSDPQWIYVDLKDTYLINRVKITWEAAYGSAYKIQLSDDASNWVTIQDVSGNSSLENEFGNLTGAGRYLRIYGTARGTWFGYSIFELEAYGSKVSTGTDESKQLAFKIYPNPVDDWLQIELTNDIKATEVIIYNSQGAIVYNGFLSHNSINVGHLQPGLYFLRLEGDQADLVTRFMKR, from the coding sequence ATGAATAAAAATCTAATATTAACTATTCTACTTTTCATTCCTTCATTGCTGGTAGCTCAAAGCTATTTGGTTAATGGAGGGTTTGAAAACGGAATAGATGAAAATTGGACCCATTCAGCAGTGGGAGCTGATGCTTCGTTTGCTGTAAATTCAGTTGTAGTAAAAGGTGTTGATAATACATCTTTAGGTCCAAGAGAAGGCAGTAAAGAACTTAAAATTGATCTGACAGCTGCCTCAGCTGATAAATATGCAGTGTCTTCATCAACCACTGTAACTGTTGGTAATGATTCTATTTATTTATTGAAATTCTGGGCACGCGAAAGTGAGTTTTTTGAATATGATTCTAATCAAAGCAGGGGAGGGAAAACTTATACTAATAATCCCGATTTTGCCAGAATGATAGTAAAGATCACAACAGAATCAGGTCAGAAATACGAGGTGCTATATGCATTACGATATGGACCAACAACATTTCATCTGCCATTCAAATCTTTCGATAAGCAGTTTACCATTAGCTTTCATCCTCAAACGGCGGGTCGCCAGTATTTTATTGATGGCATCGAATTGCTTGATCAAAGCAGAAATGGTGGGCTGGATGTGTTAAATACGTATCGATGGAATAATCAACGATCAACAGTTGATGGAACCTGGTTAGCAGGCGATAACGATGTGTCTTTTGAACTGCCTGATGGACGAACGATGTGGTTTTTTAACGATTCGTTTGATGGTGCAGCCAATGATACAACAAAAAATATTCTTGATCCAATTGGTGGGTTTATAAGAAATGCATGTGTTATTCAGGACAAACAAGGTAATTTGGTAAGTTTAGGAGGAAAGGATTCGAATGGTAAAGGACAAAGTGCTTTTTTCGAAATTATTCCCGGAAATGAGATATATAATGCAGGTGGTGGACAGGTGAACTGTTATTGGGTAGGAGATGCCATACTGGAAGGAGATAAGGTGAAAGTTTATTTGATCGAAGTCTTTGGAGAAGCCCGCAGTGCAATAGCCGAGTTTTCTTATCCTAATCTTGAGTTACTTGATATTAAAGAACAGGCTGATATTGGTTATGGCTATGAGACCTTTATTGCAGACGACGGAATAATTTATCTGTATAGAAAGAAAGATGGAGTTGGTGGTTTAGGTGTGAACGTAGCACGTACAACTGTAGGCAATCTGATTGGTGATGAGACGTGGGAATATTGGAACGGCTCATCGTGGATTACAGATCCAACTCAATCAGTCACAGTTTTAAAAGATATAATGCCCGATGGTGTTGTGAAACTTCAGGATAATAACTATGCAATGGTCAGTGGTATGTCGGCAATTGATGCAAGTATAGAATTTTCTTTTGCACCGGCTCCACAAGGTCCATGGACATCTCCTCAGACTGTTTATACTCGTCCGGATGATTACCTTTATTGGGCATATATGCCTAATATTCATGAACAGTTGGAGAATGGTAATTACAGTGTTTCTTATTCGTCCAATGCTTTCATGCCATTGTTTTTTTCGACCTGGTCGTTTGCTGAAAAATATTGGTATCGTCAGCGGTATATTCAGGTTGATTTATTAGGATTATCGCCTCATACAGTTACAGAACCAAATATTGCTTTAAACAAAACAGTAACGGTTTCTTCAACAGAAGGAGATGTTAATGTGGGATCGAAGGCTGTGGACGGTAATGTTGTTACTTTTTGGGCCAGCCAGAATAATGACGTGGAATGGCTTTATGTGGATCTGGAACAGACCTATGATATTTCAAAGATTAAAATCCATTGGGGCAATGCTTTGGCAAATAATTTTATGATTGAAGTGTCTGATGATGCTTCAACATGGAAAACCATAAAAAATCAAAGTAATAACATCGATCAGGAAACTTCCTTTTTTAACTTAAGGGCTATTGGACGATACATTCGCGTCAAATGCATCAACCCATTGACAGTTGAAGGTTGCGAAATAAATGAATTGATTGTAAATGGTAAGTTACATACATCTAATCTTGTACCCTTAATAGAGATTACTTCACCGGCAAATGGAAGTAGCTTTACTGATGCAGAAAGCATTACTTTTGAAGTAGATACATATGATCCGGACGGTTTCATTACCAGAGTGGACTATTTTAACGGGGATGCATTACTTGGAACAGCTAATACCAGTCCATTCACCCTGGCATTGGATAATCTTGCAGAAGGTAATTATAACATTACGGCTATAACCTATGATAATTCAGGGGCTACAACAACATCCAAAGCCATTGAGCTAAATGTTATTTCATTGGAAGAGATGAATCTAGCTTTGAATAAACCCGCTACAGTATCATCAACCGAGGCTGGAACGAACTATGGCAACAAAGCAGTTGATGGGGATTATGGTACACGATGGTCGAGTGAGTATAGTGATCCTCAATGGATTTATGTCGATCTTAAAGATACATACCTGATCAATCGGGTGAAAATAACCTGGGAAGCAGCCTATGGATCAGCCTATAAAATTCAGCTTTCAGATGATGCAAGTAATTGGGTGACGATTCAGGATGTCTCAGGTAATTCTTCTTTGGAAAATGAATTTGGTAACCTAACTGGTGCAGGACGATATTTGCGTATTTATGGTACGGCAAGAGGAACCTGGTTTGGATATTCAATTTTTGAGTTGGAAGCCTACGGTTCAAAAGTATCAACAGGTACTGATGAAAGCAAACAATTAGCATTTAAGATTTATCCAAATCCGGTTGATGACTGGTTGCAAATTGAGCTTACAAATGATATAAAAGCTACTGAAGTGATAATATATAATAGCCAGGGAGCGATTGTATATAATGGATTTTTAAGTCATAACAGCATCAATGTGGGTCATCTTCAGCCCGGTTTATATTTTCTTCGCTTAGAAGGAGATCAAGCAGATTTGGTTACACGATTCATGAAGAGGTAA
- a CDS encoding ATP-binding cassette domain-containing protein, which produces MPFPVSIHSHLTGDITIQKNQYSVVYTIDTQLINDFLMWINGEKLILEDSVSFVNDGEICSSLYELKKRQKVLRFQLKSKLVGDYYQQRYHATENDDLITLGQFMGEINDSFLKEMMEWFGLTRLMDEKLNMLSTGEFKKALTIKAADEKPDLLFVEEPGIGVDKESRNHLNQLFHHLADTDTSVVVFTSTKKWPVNDQQIIEINRSIKEDESSLTVADIKVPGLNKHLDCEYVFELQDVVVRYQNRNVLDKVNWKIKPNEKWALTGRNGAGKSTLLSIINADNPQSYSNKVYSFGRKRGTGQSIWEIKEQIGYYSSELHRYLNKRQKVEDVIRSLVIQNPYKKRALNIEEYQFRDQVLKYFGLFSSLEQMFYELSPARQKLVILCGVLVKNAPLLILDEPFQGFNDDLVNKAKELIELYATNRAFIMVTHNEEDFPAFITKQFHLIDGDGRETIMNSYS; this is translated from the coding sequence ATGCCGTTTCCAGTTTCTATCCATTCTCATTTAACAGGAGATATTACCATACAGAAGAATCAATATAGTGTTGTTTATACGATAGATACACAGTTAATAAATGATTTTTTAATGTGGATTAATGGCGAAAAACTAATATTGGAAGATTCTGTATCATTTGTTAATGATGGTGAAATTTGTTCAAGCCTTTATGAATTGAAGAAACGTCAAAAAGTTTTACGTTTTCAGCTAAAGAGTAAACTTGTTGGAGATTATTATCAGCAACGTTATCATGCTACCGAAAATGACGATTTGATTACGTTAGGTCAGTTTATGGGAGAAATAAATGATTCATTTCTAAAGGAAATGATGGAGTGGTTTGGTTTAACCAGATTAATGGATGAAAAACTTAATATGCTGTCGACCGGTGAATTTAAAAAAGCATTGACTATAAAAGCAGCTGATGAAAAACCGGATTTATTATTTGTGGAAGAACCGGGAATAGGTGTTGATAAAGAGAGTAGGAATCATTTAAACCAATTATTTCATCACCTTGCAGATACTGATACTTCAGTTGTTGTGTTTACAAGTACAAAAAAATGGCCTGTGAATGATCAGCAGATTATTGAAATAAATCGTTCAATAAAAGAGGATGAAAGTTCACTTACAGTTGCTGATATTAAAGTGCCAGGTTTAAATAAGCATTTAGACTGTGAATACGTTTTCGAATTACAAGATGTTGTAGTGCGATATCAAAATCGTAATGTATTAGATAAAGTTAACTGGAAAATAAAACCCAATGAAAAATGGGCACTGACAGGTAGGAATGGTGCTGGAAAATCAACCTTGCTGAGTATAATTAATGCCGATAATCCACAATCTTACAGCAACAAGGTGTATTCGTTTGGCCGTAAGAGGGGAACGGGTCAAAGTATATGGGAAATAAAAGAACAAATTGGTTATTACTCTTCTGAACTTCATCGTTATCTGAATAAAAGACAAAAGGTTGAAGATGTAATCCGTTCGCTGGTAATTCAGAATCCTTATAAAAAAAGGGCGTTAAATATTGAAGAATACCAATTCAGAGATCAGGTTTTAAAATACTTTGGTTTATTCAGTAGTTTAGAACAAATGTTCTACGAACTCAGTCCTGCACGACAAAAGCTTGTTATTCTATGTGGAGTTTTGGTTAAGAATGCACCGCTATTAATATTGGACGAACCTTTTCAGGGCTTTAATGATGATTTGGTTAATAAAGCCAAAGAACTGATTGAACTTTATGCTACCAATCGTGCTTTTATAATGGTTACGCATAATGAGGAGGATTTTCCTGCATTTATTACAAAACAATTCCATTTGATTGATGGAGATGGCAGGGAGACAATAATGAATTCTTATTCCTGA
- a CDS encoding sialate O-acetylesterase encodes MKYLKLGVLFVIFYSTIAVNAKVSLPHFFSDNMVLQRDKIIKIWGKADKKETVKVTFNGSDAVTKADNKGLWQVELPPMKYGGPFTMQIVGKTNSITFKNILIGDVWLCSGQSNMEFNLNGDLTAEEAIKNSTNQNIRLLTVPKVIQTRERFDIEESAWTECDPATAATFSAVGYFFGKRLEEELDIPIGLINSSWGGTDIETWTSWEASMNNSEYAQYKGQTSEEAIGFNTEDIQRFEKALENDPALKKKWFDPNAKVKGWQKMMAPKAWDGELEKVDGIIWFKKVIELPGSIEGKEGVINLGPIDDEDITWINGEQVGAISFWAANRNYPIKSGILKAGKNTIIVRIKDTNVVGGMYGKPEELYLEVGGEKYSLAGEWDYKPSVLSSDFGFESRGTGPNSFASLLYNGMISPLVGYGIKGAIWYQGENNASEAYRYRQLFPNMINDWRKQWGYDFPFLWVQLASFMALDDQPQESEWAELREAQNMTLSLPNTGQAVITDIGEAFDIHPRNKKDVGYRLAHSALNIAYGKDVLPSGPEFDKMEKDGNKLILSFKNIGKGLSTQDKSKYGYVKGFAIAGSDKKFVWAQAYIKDDKVVVFSDLIKDPVSVRYGWANNPIEINLINSDGLLASPFRTDTWKGITEK; translated from the coding sequence ATGAAGTATTTAAAACTAGGAGTATTATTTGTTATTTTTTATTCAACCATTGCTGTAAATGCCAAGGTTAGCTTGCCGCATTTTTTCTCTGATAACATGGTTTTGCAACGAGATAAAATCATAAAAATATGGGGAAAGGCTGATAAAAAAGAAACTGTAAAAGTTACTTTTAATGGAAGTGATGCTGTTACAAAGGCTGATAATAAGGGTTTGTGGCAGGTCGAACTTCCTCCAATGAAATATGGTGGTCCGTTTACAATGCAGATTGTAGGGAAAACCAACAGTATTACGTTTAAAAATATATTGATAGGTGATGTTTGGTTATGCAGTGGTCAGTCTAATATGGAATTCAACCTTAATGGGGACCTGACAGCAGAAGAAGCGATTAAAAATTCGACTAATCAAAACATTCGTCTGTTAACAGTTCCAAAAGTTATTCAGACCAGGGAGAGATTTGATATTGAAGAATCTGCATGGACTGAATGTGATCCTGCAACAGCAGCTACTTTCTCTGCAGTTGGCTATTTCTTTGGTAAGCGTTTGGAAGAAGAATTGGATATTCCAATTGGATTAATCAACTCATCCTGGGGTGGAACCGATATTGAGACCTGGACAAGCTGGGAAGCATCAATGAATAATTCTGAATACGCTCAATATAAAGGACAAACGAGTGAAGAGGCAATTGGCTTTAACACCGAAGATATTCAACGATTTGAAAAAGCCCTGGAGAATGATCCTGCTTTAAAGAAGAAGTGGTTTGATCCAAATGCGAAAGTAAAAGGCTGGCAAAAAATGATGGCGCCAAAGGCATGGGATGGAGAACTCGAAAAAGTAGATGGTATTATCTGGTTTAAGAAGGTTATTGAACTACCTGGCAGTATCGAAGGAAAAGAAGGTGTTATTAATCTGGGCCCCATTGATGATGAAGATATTACATGGATTAATGGAGAGCAGGTAGGTGCCATTTCTTTTTGGGCAGCTAACCGTAATTATCCGATCAAATCAGGAATCTTAAAAGCCGGAAAAAATACAATTATTGTTAGAATAAAAGATACCAATGTTGTTGGTGGTATGTATGGAAAGCCGGAAGAGCTATACCTTGAAGTTGGAGGTGAAAAATATTCTTTGGCCGGAGAGTGGGATTATAAACCTTCTGTATTAAGTTCTGATTTCGGTTTTGAGAGCAGGGGCACTGGTCCAAATAGTTTTGCTTCCCTTTTGTATAATGGAATGATATCTCCATTGGTTGGTTATGGAATAAAAGGTGCCATTTGGTATCAGGGAGAAAATAATGCTTCGGAGGCCTATCGTTATCGTCAGTTGTTTCCAAATATGATCAACGACTGGAGAAAACAATGGGGGTATGATTTTCCGTTTTTATGGGTGCAGCTGGCTAGTTTTATGGCATTGGATGATCAGCCTCAGGAGAGTGAATGGGCGGAACTACGGGAAGCTCAAAATATGACCTTGTCTTTGCCTAATACTGGTCAGGCAGTGATTACTGATATAGGTGAAGCCTTTGATATTCATCCAAGAAATAAAAAAGATGTGGGATATCGTTTGGCACATTCTGCCCTGAATATAGCCTATGGTAAGGATGTTCTACCTTCGGGACCCGAATTCGATAAAATGGAAAAAGATGGTAATAAGCTGATTCTGTCTTTTAAAAATATTGGCAAAGGCTTATCCACTCAGGATAAAAGCAAATATGGTTATGTGAAAGGATTTGCAATTGCTGGTAGTGATAAGAAGTTTGTATGGGCTCAGGCTTATATCAAAGATGATAAAGTAGTTGTTTTTAGTGATTTAATAAAAGATCCTGTGTCAGTTCGTTACGGGTGGGCCAATAATCCAATTGAGATCAATTTGATTAATAGTGATGGGTTATTGGCTTCACCATTTAGAACTGATACCTGGAAAGGAATTACGGAAAAATAA
- a CDS encoding substrate-binding domain-containing protein has translation MAKTKVSINDIASELNISKTTVSFILNGKAKEKRISDKLVVSVLKKVEEMGYQPNQLAKGLRTGRTNIIGLMVEDISNPFYASIAKEIEDKAHKNNYKIIYCSTENDKDRAREFLIMFDTLGVDGCIIAPTMGMEDDIRNLVERGMDVVLFDRKFRNMSTDVVMVNNEEGTYGAVKHLYGRGYRNIAMVALVLDHPDKEARIIGYKDAMADFGLEPHVFPLPFKSNFQDYVADIKMILEENKEFDAVVFGTNYLGISGLEAINRLGLRIPQDLAIVSFDDHDLFRIHKPDISVIAQPIEEIAQTVIDTLIKRLQNSKKKKVNKMVTLSTNLIPRSSSAKKSK, from the coding sequence ATGGCTAAGACCAAAGTTTCCATCAACGATATTGCTTCCGAACTAAATATTTCAAAAACTACTGTATCATTTATACTTAATGGTAAGGCCAAGGAAAAGCGCATTAGCGACAAACTGGTTGTGAGTGTTCTTAAAAAAGTTGAGGAAATGGGGTATCAGCCAAACCAATTGGCTAAAGGACTAAGAACTGGACGGACCAACATTATCGGCTTAATGGTGGAGGATATCTCCAACCCTTTTTATGCAAGTATTGCAAAAGAAATTGAGGATAAGGCGCATAAGAACAATTATAAAATTATTTATTGTAGTACCGAAAATGATAAAGACCGGGCCAGGGAGTTTTTAATAATGTTTGATACGCTTGGCGTGGATGGTTGTATCATAGCCCCAACCATGGGCATGGAAGATGATATTAGAAATTTGGTGGAAAGAGGGATGGATGTGGTTTTATTCGACCGTAAATTTCGAAATATGTCAACTGATGTTGTAATGGTGAATAACGAAGAAGGTACTTACGGTGCAGTGAAGCATTTATATGGCAGGGGGTATCGTAATATTGCAATGGTTGCCCTGGTTCTCGATCATCCTGATAAAGAGGCACGTATCATAGGATACAAAGATGCCATGGCTGACTTTGGATTAGAACCTCATGTTTTTCCACTGCCTTTTAAAAGTAATTTTCAGGATTATGTTGCTGATATTAAAATGATTCTTGAAGAAAATAAAGAATTTGATGCTGTGGTGTTTGGTACCAACTACCTTGGGATAAGTGGTCTGGAAGCGATTAATCGGTTAGGACTTCGTATTCCTCAGGATCTGGCCATTGTATCTTTCGACGATCATGACTTATTTCGAATCCACAAACCTGATATATCTGTAATAGCTCAGCCAATAGAAGAGATTGCTCAAACCGTTATTGATACATTAATAAAACGGTTACAAAACTCCAAAAAGAAAAAAGTCAATAAGATGGTAACATTATCAACCAATCTTATTCCACGTAGCTCATCAGCTAAGAAGTCAAAATAG
- a CDS encoding methylglyoxal synthase yields MKKKKTIALVAHDNRKTDLIDWVEYNWKELISHDLVCTGTTGSMVSEVIDKKCLENNAVPPSITRFKSGPLGGDQQLGALIAEGKVDIFIFLWDPMQPQPHDVDVKALLRICALYNVVTATNRSTADFVVSSELFHQDYKPDVVDYSSYINRFK; encoded by the coding sequence ATGAAGAAGAAAAAAACAATTGCCCTGGTGGCTCACGATAATAGAAAAACTGATTTAATTGACTGGGTTGAATACAACTGGAAAGAATTAATATCGCATGACCTTGTTTGCACAGGTACAACAGGTTCAATGGTTTCTGAAGTGATTGACAAAAAATGTTTAGAAAACAATGCTGTACCACCTTCAATTACCCGTTTTAAATCCGGTCCATTAGGAGGTGATCAACAATTGGGAGCCTTAATTGCAGAAGGAAAAGTTGATATTTTCATCTTCTTGTGGGACCCGATGCAACCGCAACCGCATGACGTAGATGTAAAAGCATTGCTTCGAATCTGTGCGCTGTATAATGTTGTTACTGCAACTAACAGATCAACTGCAGACTTCGTTGTTTCAAGCGAACTTTTCCATCAGGATTATAAACCCGACGTTGTAGATTATTCATCGTACATTAATCGTTTTAAATAG
- a CDS encoding sugar porter family MFS transporter, whose translation MKNKIFKYVFAVSIAGFLMGFDTVVISGVNLPIKNLWNTSDWFHGAFIISMSLWGMVIGALAGGYPTQKFGRKQTLIWVGITFLISALGAALTTGPYMFSFFRLIGGISAGVASIAAPTYISEIAKANNRGRLVMLFQFNIVFGILLAYLSNYLLAEAVAVDSWRLMLGIESVPACVFTLALLFVPKSPRWLIVNEKNIEEARNSLSKMMSKNEANHLITLLQKEDNAVASDAKGLFSGKYNRVLMLSFLIAFFNQFSGISFILFYAPEILEKAGLVTSESLLSSVSIGVVNLIFTFVGISFIDKYGRKQLMYIGSVGYIIALSMVAVGFYFSTTAWFKLFFMLLFIASHAVGQGAVIWVFISEIFPTRIRSFGQSWGAGLLNVFAAIIALFGSVLINVFAPWIVFAFFAFFMVLQLLFTHYLMPETKGVSLEEIQGLLVKAKK comes from the coding sequence ATGAAAAATAAAATATTTAAATATGTTTTTGCCGTATCCATTGCCGGCTTTTTAATGGGTTTTGATACAGTTGTAATATCTGGTGTTAACCTGCCCATTAAAAATCTCTGGAACACTTCTGATTGGTTTCATGGGGCGTTTATTATTTCCATGTCTTTGTGGGGGATGGTTATTGGGGCTTTGGCAGGCGGTTATCCTACCCAAAAATTTGGCAGAAAGCAAACGTTAATATGGGTAGGTATAACGTTTCTTATTTCAGCACTGGGTGCTGCATTAACCACTGGGCCGTATATGTTTTCCTTTTTCAGATTGATTGGAGGAATCAGTGCCGGAGTTGCATCCATAGCTGCTCCAACTTATATATCAGAAATAGCAAAGGCAAATAATCGGGGAAGGTTAGTGATGCTTTTCCAATTCAATATTGTATTTGGAATATTACTGGCTTACCTCTCGAATTATTTACTGGCAGAAGCTGTAGCAGTTGATAGCTGGCGTTTAATGCTGGGGATAGAGTCGGTACCGGCATGTGTTTTTACCCTTGCTCTTTTGTTTGTTCCCAAAAGCCCTCGTTGGCTTATTGTGAATGAAAAAAATATTGAAGAAGCCAGGAATTCCTTGAGTAAAATGATGTCAAAGAATGAAGCAAATCATTTAATAACTCTTTTGCAAAAAGAAGACAATGCAGTAGCCAGTGATGCAAAAGGTTTGTTTTCGGGTAAATACAATCGTGTATTAATGCTTTCATTCCTGATCGCCTTTTTTAATCAGTTTTCAGGAATCAGTTTTATTTTATTCTATGCGCCGGAGATTCTTGAGAAAGCCGGATTGGTGACTTCTGAATCCTTATTGAGCTCTGTTTCAATTGGTGTTGTAAACCTGATCTTTACATTCGTAGGTATCTCTTTCATTGATAAATATGGGCGAAAGCAATTGATGTATATTGGTTCTGTTGGATATATTATTGCCCTTTCGATGGTAGCTGTTGGTTTTTATTTTTCCACCACAGCATGGTTTAAACTCTTTTTTATGCTATTGTTTATTGCATCTCATGCGGTTGGTCAGGGTGCAGTTATTTGGGTGTTTATTTCTGAGATATTTCCAACGCGCATACGTTCATTCGGACAATCGTGGGGAGCTGGATTACTTAATGTTTTTGCAGCTATAATTGCCTTATTCGGGTCAGTTTTGATAAATGTTTTTGCCCCTTGGATAGTATTTGCTTTTTTCGCTTTTTTTATGGTGCTTCAACTATTGTTTACACACTATTTGATGCCTGAGACAAAAGGGGTTTCTTTGGAAGAAATACAAGGCCTGCTTGTAAAAGCAAAAAAATAA